In Hippopotamus amphibius kiboko isolate mHipAmp2 unplaced genomic scaffold, mHipAmp2.hap2 H_1, whole genome shotgun sequence, a genomic segment contains:
- the LOC130843028 gene encoding LOW QUALITY PROTEIN: zinc finger protein OZF-like (The sequence of the model RefSeq protein was modified relative to this genomic sequence to represent the inferred CDS: inserted 1 base in 1 codon) gives MLCDAFMTLGKSNQQQLPVSQDIGKVFKDIKYGKWVLIKLLEELQELALRRGHCSWAKDTQLHPVCCSDEVASGPGSPGAALPDGVFQREKMEKFTNKDPENPSFQDDWVCKGTFETHHRNEEGSSSQVTITHEEIPTLRQETSCNLLHKVPPGSRPYVCNECRKGFWQKKCLLSHQKTHTGEKLYECQQCGKAFHRRSYLPQHQRTHSGERPYECTECGKAFGSVSLFTRHQRIHTGEKPYECKDCGKTFLRLSQLNVHHRTHTGEKPYECTECGKAFSYLSLIIKHQRIHTGEKPYVCKECGKAFRGITQLNEQQRIHTGEKPYKCNECGKAFGHRSYLPQHQRIHTGEKPYKCKACGKAFRQGSQLIHHQRIHTGEKPYKCKECGKAFKQGSQLXHQIIHTGEKPYECKGCGKAFSQCSQFTQHKKIHS, from the exons ATGCTGTGTGATGCTTTCATGACGCTAGGCAAGAGCAACCAGcagcagctcccagtcagccaggACATCGGGAAG gtatttaaagatataaaatatgggaAATGGGTGCttataaaactgttagaagagTTACAGGAGCTGGCTCTAAG GCGTGGGCACTGCTCCTGGGCCAAGGACACCCAACTTCATCCTGTGTGCTGCTCTGATGAGGTTGCATCTGGCCCTGGCAGCCCTGGGGCAGCTCTTCCAG atggGGTATTCCAacgggagaaaatggaaaaatttacaaacaaagaTCCTGAGAACCCCAGTTTCCAAGATGACTGGGTGTGTAAAGGCACGTTCGAAACACatcacagaaatgaggaaggaagTTCCAGTCAAGTCACAATCACTCATGAAGAAATACCCACTTTGAGACAGGAAACATCCTGTAACCTGCTTCATAAAGTTCCACCTGGAAGTAGACCCTATGTGTGTAATGAATGTAGAAAAGGTTTTTGGCAGAAGAAATGTCTTCTTAGTCATCAGAAAACTCATACTGGTGAGAAATTGTATGAATGTCAGCAATGTGGGAAGGCTTTCCATCGCCGTTCCTATCTTCCTCAACACCAGAGAACTCATAGTGGGGAAAGACCTTATGAATGTACAGAATGTGGAAAGGCCTTTGGTTCTGTTTCACTATTTACcagacatcagagaattcatactggtgagaaaccctatgaatgtaaggaCTGTGGAAAAACCTTTCTTCGGCTCTCACAACTTAATGTACATCATAGAACTCATACTGGtgaaaaaccctatgaatgtactgaatgtggaaaagcttttagttaCTTATCACTGATTATtaaacatcagagaattcatactggagaaaagCCTTATGTCTGTAAGGAATGTGGAAAGGCCTTTAGAGGTATCACACAACTTAATGAACAGCAAAGAATCCACACTGGTGAGAAGCCatataaatgtaatgaatgtggaaagGCCTTTGGCCATCGTTCATATCTTCCTCAACATCAGAGGATCCACACTGgtgagaaaccttacaaatgtaaggCTTGTGGGAAGGCCTTTAGGCAGGGCTCACAGCTTATCCATCACCAAagaattcatactggtgagaaaccctataaatgtaaggaatgtgggaaggcctttaagCAGGGCTCACAGC AACACCAGATAATTCACACTggtgagaaaccttatgaatgcaagggatgtgggaaagcctttagtCAGTGCTCACAATTTACTCAACACAAGAAAATTCATTCCTAA